The Anaerolineales bacterium genome segment GAGTCCCTCTTTCCGGCAGGTGGCGAAGAATCCTTCGATCTTCTCATTTACGCCCCCCACGACCTGAATCGTTCCATGCTGGTTCACCGAACCCGTAATGGCACGATCCTGGCGCAACGGCGTGTCCGCCAGCGCAGATAAAATGGCGATCAATTCGGCGGCCGAGGCGCTGTCGCCCTCCACCTCGTCGTAGGATTGCTCGAAGGTAATCCGCGAGGAAAGACTCAATGCACGCTTCTGCCCATAGCGGCTGCCCAAGAAGCCGCTGATGATCAGTACGCCCTTGGTGTGAATGGGGCCACCCAGCTTGGCCTCGCGCTCGATATCGAGGACGCCGTCCTTTCCCGGATAAACGGTTGCGGTGATCCGCGTCGGGCGACCAAAGGCATATCCGCCGATCTCCAATACGGATAAGGCGTTGATCTGCCCCACTCTCTCTCCGCCCACATCGATCAGCAGCGTTCCGTCCGTCACCATTTCCTGCAGGCGCTCCTCGATGAGGTTGTCACGGTAGATCGCCTCGTCGATGGCGCGGTCGACGACCGCAGCGTCAACCAGCTTTTTCCCCTCTTTCTGCGCCCAATGGGCGGATTCACGGATCAAATCGGCGATCATCCCAAAGCGCGTGGATAGTTTATTCTGGCTCTCGGCCAATCTCGACCCGTGTTCGATGATCCTGGCGACGGCCGTACGATCGAAGGGCGGCAGGCCGTTCTCATCGATAACAGCCTTGACGAAAAGCGCATACTCACGCTCGGTCTCCTTTGTGCGCTCCATGAGTGTGGCAAATTCGGCCTTCACTTTAAACAGCTTCGTGAAATCTTCATCGTGGTCCTGCAGCATGTAATACAACATCGGCGTTCCAATGAGCACGACCTTGACGTTCAGCGGCATGGGTTCCGGCTCCAGGGTGGTCGTGCTCAACAAGCCCAATTGCGTACCCAGCTCGACGATGCGTAAAGCCTGATCGCGCAAGGCACGCTGCAAACCTTCCCAGGCATACTGGTTCAGGAGAACCTCACGCGCCGGCAAGATCAGATAACCGCCGTTTGCTCGATGCAGGGCGCCCGGCCGGATCAGGGTGAAATTGGTCAATGTTGCGCCCAGTACCACCTCGTGCTCGATGCGCCCCATGAGATTGTGGTACGAAGGGTGGTTTTCGACGATCACCGGTGCGCCCTCACAGCCGGAATTGTCGACCAGCACGTTCACCTCATATCGCTGGCGGGCGTCGATTTCTGCCACACGCCCTGTCGCGCGGGGCGGTTCCTGCTCGCCATCACGGAACTGGTCGGCGTTGACGACGATGTCGTCCTTCAAGACATCCAGATATTCGACGACCGGATCCTGGTCGGCGTATTTCTCTTTCAACGCCTCGACGAGGTGCTCGATCGCAAAGAGCGCCGTTTGCTCGTCCAATTCCTGCAGCTTTTCGTGAAGTTCACGCGTTTTCGCCTGGATCTGGTGCAGGCTTTTTTGGACTTCACCTTCAAGCATGCTCTCCTTTTTCTCGAGTTTCTGCTTCTGCTCGTCACTCAACGCTTCGAGTTCTTCCGGTTTTACGGGTTCGCCGTTTATTCCGGGCACCAACTTAACCCCGTACGGCGTCTGCGCCAGGACGAAGTTGTTCTTATCCGCAAGCTGCGTCAGCCGGTCGAATTCCTGCTCCTGCATTTCTTCCACTTCGCCTGCCAGCAGGTTTTGTTGGCTTGAATATTCCTCACTCGCAAATATGCGTTGGATTTCCTGCTCGCATCGCTGGATCAGTTCGTGTACGTTCTTTCTCAACTTCAGCGCCTGTCCTTTGGGCAGGCGGAGCAATCTGGGCCGGTGCGGATCATCGAAATTATTGACGTAGCACCAATCATACGGATCGGGTTCATTCGCGGCTCGTCGCTCGAGATGCTCGCGGATCAACGTCGTTTTCCCCGAACCCGGCAGCCCCAGAGCGAAGACGTTATAGCCCGGTCCGCTCAACTCCATCCCCATCTCCAACGCCCGAAAAGCGCGCGGCTGCCCGATGACCTCTTCCAAACGCGGCAACTCATCCGTGGTCTTAAATCCCAATGCCGCCGGATCACACACGGCTCGCAGCGCCGTGGTTTTCAAGCTCTCACCTACCTTTATCTTTACGCCCCGCGTCTTCCTTTTTATGGTTTTTTTCGCCTTTCGTTTGGTCATGGACAAATGTCTCCTGGATTTCTTTAACGCAATCTACCGTATGATACACCGACAGATGTAAAAATGGCGACGGGATCATTCGAGCGATGTTTTTCCGCCCGGATCATTCGTTTCAATATCGTGTCATAATACAGAGACGGAAGATGATAAAGAACACCGTCATTCCCACACGTTGAGGAGTCTTGCCAAGATGCGCATCGAATACCACGCAATCGGCCTCATTCACAGCCCTTTCAAAACGATCGAAGGAACACCGATCCAGCCCTCCCGCGCGAAGAACGCCAGGGGAACCGTCGAGTTGTTTGCGGAGTACGCCGCGGGGCTTCGCGATCTGGACGGATTTTCACACATCATCCTCGTGTATCACCTGCACAAATCGCGGCCGTATCGCCTCACGGTCACGCCTTTTCTCGATACGCAGCCACGCGGGCTGTTTTCCACGCGCGCCCCAAACCGGCCGAATCCCATCGGCCTTTCGGTCGTCAAACTCATCAAGATCGATGGCAACGTCCTCAGCGTCGAAGGCGTGGATATGCTCGATCAGACGCCTCTTCTGGACATCAAACCCTACGTGGGCGAATTTGATCGGCGTGACGACATACGTCTGGGCTGGCTCGAATCCGCCCCGAAAAACATCGACGTCGCGGACGAACGGTTCAAGTAACCACTCCTTTTTCTACCCATCCGCTCCAAACGCAGCCAGCGCAGGACGCGCCCTGCCTTCTCCATCAAACAAGGCAAAGGGACTCCATACCTCACCACTGAACCAAAAATCCGGACCGAAAACATAAACACCGGCGACGTCGTTTCTCCTGCGCATGCCCGCCAGAAAGTCTGCCAGCCAATACGCCTGTCCGGCGGGCGTCAACGGATAACCTGGCAGAGTGCGCTTCCAATCCCCAAAAGGGCCGCCGCTGGGCGGCTCTGCCGGATAGGCCGTTTCGGCCAGAATTACCGGCTTGCCCACATCCGCCTTCAAGCGATCCAAGGTTTCACAGAATCGTTCGTATGCGGCCAGACCGAAAGCGGACGGATAAAGCGACAGACCGATGTAGTCGTAGTCGACGCCCGACTCGGCCATTGCCCGATAAAAGGCCGCCGAAAAATCCGGGTCCCAGGAGGTGGCGATGTGCAGCATGAATCGAGCGTCCTCGTCCGCTTCGAGCACGCCGTCCATGGCGGCTCGAATCAAGTGAGCCTCGTCGGGCCAGATCGTCTCCCGCAAAGAGGCTGGGTCACGTGCCTGAGCCGGATCCGCAAACACACCGCTGATGCCGTAGTCGATCTCGTTGCCGATCTCATAAAAATCGAGGTCGATTCCCGCCTGCATGAAGCGGCTCACCGCCTCGGTCGAATACTCCCGGATCAATTGCGCCCGCTCCTCGAGGGTGCGGCCGGACCAGATCTCCGGCACGGGCTGCTTGTTCACGTCGGCCCAACCGTCGGAGAGAAAGATCACCAGATAGGGACGCAAGCCGGCATCTTGGGCCCGACGCGCCAGATCGGTGGCGTAGTTCAAACCCGATTCTCCTTCGTCGCCCACCCACAAGCGCACACGGAAAGCATCCACGCCGTTGGCAGCGAAAAGTTCCAACGGATCCACGCGCCGATCGCCGGCAAAATACCCCCGTCCTGCAGCTTCCGCCTGGGGTACGTAATTGGCATCCACACCGGTGCGAAACACGGTTTCGCCGCCGCTCTCGGAGGATACGGATGCGGAGCAACTCAAATCGAACGGCGCAACTGCACCTTCCCAGAGGGTTATCTCGTCGATGGCGATCGTGTTCGGCGACGGCGCGGCGATGAACCCGCTGATGTCGATCAGCACCAGCGTTTCCAGTTGATCCTCATCCAACTTTCCGTTCTCGTCCACGCTGCCGTCCAGCAGGCTCATGCCCTCGAAGGGGATACTCTGCTCGACGGAATGCTGCACGCTGAGGGGCAGAATCAAGCCGTAGGTTGAATCATCCGACTCTTGAACGCCGAGGATGATAAAAGCGGCCCGATCGAACGTATCGAGGCGAATCGTCAATCCATCCGCCTCGGCCAGGGACGGCCAACGTCTGGCCAGCGCTGTCGATTTCTCGGGCTGCGGCTGGACCGACCAGAGCAGCCGCCCCGCTCCATCCCAGGTCACGTCCGAAAGCGCTTCGCCTTCCGCCCAGCCCTGCCAGCCTTCCACACCCCCATCGAACGTCTCGACCGCCAGGTCCTTTCGAGGGATTTCCGATCCTGCCGTGCGCGTCGGCAGTGGTGCGAGTAAGGGCGCCGCCGCAGTAGTGGGCGCCGCCTCCGAGCAGCAGATCTGTGAAAGCATCAATAATGCGACGACGAGAAACGGAGCGATTGTTCCGGATGTCCTTCGAATGAATCTCTGCCTCGATACGCTATTTCGTGATCGCTCATCTCGCTGCATTCATCGCCCCTTTCTACCGCTCTACGACTATGCGGAGACCTCCGACTATATTACCGGACAAGGCGGCAAACGGGGAAGGCGCCGCGCACTGCTGTGGCGCTACTGTGCGAATCTGCACTTTCTGGTTACGAAGAAGCGATGATAGAATCCTGTTCATATTCAAGGAGTTTTGCATGGACACGAAACACAAGGTCACTGTACTGTGCTTGCTGATCGCGCCTCTGCTAGCCGGCGGGTGCGCTGCGGCTGAAGAGCGCCCGACTTCCACGCCAACGCAAGAATCCGCCCTCGTCGAGGGAACGGCCGCCTCTGGTGAGGCGCAGGAGCAGGGCGGCGAAGTCGTTGCAGTGGAATCCTGTCCGCCGATGGACGCCGAAACGCGCGCCGAAATGGACAGCATCGAGAGTCAGGTGATCACCCTGCGCGGGCTGCAGTCAACCGCGCCAGTAGCGCGTATTCTGCTCACCCAGGATCAACTGCGCCAGCGCGTGGTCGACGAATTCCTGGCCGATTACAGCGAAGCGGAAGCAAACGACGACGTACTGGTCTTGTCCTTATTCGGCCTGCTACCTGAGGATTTCGACTTGTGGAATTTCTACGCCGACCTCCTCACGGAGCAGATCGCTGGCTTCTACGACGACACCACGAAGGAGATGGCGGTCATCTGCGGCTCCGGTTTTGGCGCCATGGAGCGCATCACCTACGCCCACGAATTCGATCATGCCCTCCAGGATCAAAACTACGATCTGGAAGAAGGCCTCGGATACGACGACGAACTCTGCGACGTCGACAGCGAGCGCTGCGCCGGGATCCAGGCGTTGGTTGAAGGAGACGCCACGTTACTCCAGGAACAATGGATGGGAACATACGCCACGCAAGAAGATCTCCTCGAAGCGATGGAATACATCAACAACCTCGATACCCCGGTGTACGACTCCGCACCTCGTTTCCTGCGCCAGGATTTCCTCTTTCCCTACCAGGCCGGGGAGAGCTTCGTCCAAACCATTTTCCGGAACGGCGGCGGCAGTTGGGCGGCCGTCGACGCTGTCTACCAGGATCCTCCCAGCTCCACCGAACAGATTCTGCATCCCGAGCGCTATCCGAACGATGATCCTGTGAAACTCATCGTCCCCGAGGCTCTCGGCGTGCTGGACAGCGGCTGGCGATTGGTCGATGAAGACACGCTCGGGGAATGGTACACCCAGCTGGTGCTCAACGAGTACATTCCCAAGGCCGAGGCGGTGTCGGCCGCCGCAGGTTGGGG includes the following:
- a CDS encoding AAA family ATPase, coding for MTKRKAKKTIKRKTRGVKIKVGESLKTTALRAVCDPAALGFKTTDELPRLEEVIGQPRAFRALEMGMELSGPGYNVFALGLPGSGKTTLIREHLERRAANEPDPYDWCYVNNFDDPHRPRLLRLPKGQALKLRKNVHELIQRCEQEIQRIFASEEYSSQQNLLAGEVEEMQEQEFDRLTQLADKNNFVLAQTPYGVKLVPGINGEPVKPEELEALSDEQKQKLEKKESMLEGEVQKSLHQIQAKTRELHEKLQELDEQTALFAIEHLVEALKEKYADQDPVVEYLDVLKDDIVVNADQFRDGEQEPPRATGRVAEIDARQRYEVNVLVDNSGCEGAPVIVENHPSYHNLMGRIEHEVVLGATLTNFTLIRPGALHRANGGYLILPAREVLLNQYAWEGLQRALRDQALRIVELGTQLGLLSTTTLEPEPMPLNVKVVLIGTPMLYYMLQDHDEDFTKLFKVKAEFATLMERTKETEREYALFVKAVIDENGLPPFDRTAVARIIEHGSRLAESQNKLSTRFGMIADLIRESAHWAQKEGKKLVDAAVVDRAIDEAIYRDNLIEERLQEMVTDGTLLIDVGGERVGQINALSVLEIGGYAFGRPTRITATVYPGKDGVLDIEREAKLGGPIHTKGVLIISGFLGSRYGQKRALSLSSRITFEQSYDEVEGDSASAAELIAILSALADTPLRQDRAITGSVNQHGTIQVVGGVNEKIEGFFATCRKEGLNGSQGVIVPEGNLQHLMLNQEVVDAVAAGNFHIWPISTVDEGLQLLTGKDPGAVLDDGSFPQGSINQLILQRLEMYADSEELDGESEDEAENGD
- the tsaA gene encoding tRNA (N6-threonylcarbamoyladenosine(37)-N6)-methyltransferase TrmO, whose translation is MRIEYHAIGLIHSPFKTIEGTPIQPSRAKNARGTVELFAEYAAGLRDLDGFSHIILVYHLHKSRPYRLTVTPFLDTQPRGLFSTRAPNRPNPIGLSVVKLIKIDGNVLSVEGVDMLDQTPLLDIKPYVGEFDRRDDIRLGWLESAPKNIDVADERFK
- a CDS encoding glycosyl hydrolase 53 family protein, with the protein product MLSQICCSEAAPTTAAAPLLAPLPTRTAGSEIPRKDLAVETFDGGVEGWQGWAEGEALSDVTWDGAGRLLWSVQPQPEKSTALARRWPSLAEADGLTIRLDTFDRAAFIILGVQESDDSTYGLILPLSVQHSVEQSIPFEGMSLLDGSVDENGKLDEDQLETLVLIDISGFIAAPSPNTIAIDEITLWEGAVAPFDLSCSASVSSESGGETVFRTGVDANYVPQAEAAGRGYFAGDRRVDPLELFAANGVDAFRVRLWVGDEGESGLNYATDLARRAQDAGLRPYLVIFLSDGWADVNKQPVPEIWSGRTLEERAQLIREYSTEAVSRFMQAGIDLDFYEIGNEIDYGISGVFADPAQARDPASLRETIWPDEAHLIRAAMDGVLEADEDARFMLHIATSWDPDFSAAFYRAMAESGVDYDYIGLSLYPSAFGLAAYERFCETLDRLKADVGKPVILAETAYPAEPPSGGPFGDWKRTLPGYPLTPAGQAYWLADFLAGMRRRNDVAGVYVFGPDFWFSGEVWSPFALFDGEGRARPALAAFGADG